In Geotalea uraniireducens, the genomic window GCCTCTTGTTCGGGTAACCACCGAACCGGAGCTGGCAGCACAACAGGGGGACGAGTTGGCCGCCATCCTGTCGCCGGCCGGCCGGCGACTCATCCATGCCGCCTTTCTCTCCGCTGCCCCCGGGGTGGAACTCCGGCTCTGGCATTACCTGGAACTGGCGCGACGGGTTGGACCGGCTATCGGCAGCATGCTCACCCACGAGCAGGTCCAACCGGTCTGGGAACTGGCCCGGGCGGTCGGCCGCGAAGCCCATCGTTTCAAGGGATTCGTCCGCTTCCGCCAGTTGGCCGGCGGCTACCACTACGCCGCCATTGCCCCCGATTACCGGATCCTGCCGCTGATCGCCCCCCATTTTGCCGCCCGCTTTGCCGATCAGCAGTGGCTAATCCACGACGAACGCCGCAGCGAAGCGGTTGTCTACGATCCGGTACCCCAGCAGTGGCTCATCGTCCCCCTCGAGGTGCGCGCACCGCTTTGCGACACTGCCGACGAGCAGCTATTCCGGTCGCTCTGGCAGTGCTACTTCGACAGGCTCGCCATTGCCGAACGCCATAACCCCCGCCTGCAGCAACAGCATGTTCCCCGCAAACACCGCCGACATCTGCCGGAGTTCGATAAACGCTAGGTCACGTCACTCCCCCGCGGTGGTGCCGTAACCATCCTGTCGCATCTCGTTGGCTTTTTTGCAAAAGGCTGCTATCCTAGGCAGAAATGGCGCGGCAGGACAATCACCCCCGCCGTGGAATTCCGACCAAGCGGCCCGGCAGCTGCCGGGCACCGGTTCAAGGAGCACATGACGTGAAAACGACTCAGGAGGAGTTGGCAACTCAGATCGACGAGGCCCAATGGGACTGGCTGCGGGCACACCTGGAACGGGGCGGGTTGATTTGCGTCGCCGCCGACCTGGACATTGCTGCGGTCGGTGAGCGGATTGCCGCCGATGATGCGGCCTCTGTCCAGACATGGATCGAAACCCGGAAACTGACCAAACCGACCGCGGAACAGATTGCTGCCTGGGACGGCGATCAGACAGTTCGATTCACGACCCTGATCATCAGCCCCTATGTACTTATCCAGGAGAAACTACATGGCTGACCCGGCGAAAGGCCCACACTGCGCCGCCTGCAGCGGCGCCTGGCTGAAGACCGGTGCAACCAACTGCCTGACCACTGCCGACGAACGCCCGCAGCAACCGGGCCATTGCCCCGCAAAACATCACGGGGAAATCATCGAAGCCAGCTTCCGGGAATACCGGGCCGAGGAAACCGAGGATGGAAAGCTCGCCCGCGCCGCGGCCCGCGTCGAAGGGCTCTGCTACCAGCAGCTGCCGGGGAGCGATGCGGTAATCGCCCGCTGGACCCGGGTCGAAGACACCATCGCCCTGGCCAAGATGATGGGCTGGCAACGGATCGGCATCGCCACCTGCGTCGGTCTGCTGGAAGAGACGCGCCAACTGGCGACCATCCTGGAGGCTCAGGGGCTCACCCCCTACAGCGTTTGCTGCAAGGCTGGCAGCATCGACAAGCTGGAACTGGGCATTGAGGAAGATAGCAAGGTACGACCGGGGACCTTCGAACCGGCATGCAACCCGATCGCCCAGGCGGAGATTCTCAACCGGCTCGACTGCCAGATGAATATCATCGTCGGCCTCTGTGTCGGTCACGACATGCTATTCGCCAAACATTCCCGGGCACCGGTCACCACTTTGGTCTGCAAAGACCGGGTTACCGGGCATAACCCGGTGGCGGTCCTTTATGGCCAGAACTTTTATTTCAAGCGGTTACAGAAGCAGCCGGTGATTGTGCCGACGGACTGACGCCATCAGGCCCACCCATCCCAGGATCTTCCCATGACGCAGCCGAACAGACATTCCCGCCTCCGGATCGTTGCCGGCAGCGGAATCCTTGTCGCTACGGTACTTTCTTTCCTTGCCGTACATTCGCTGTTGCGTCCCTCCCCCCCTTCGGTCACGCTGACCTCCCAAGAACAGGCTTGGCTGAATGCCCACCCGATCATCAGACTGGCCCCCGATCCCGAATTCCGGCCCATCGAATATTTCGACGACAACGGGCAGTATCAAGGGGCAGCTGCCGACCACATCCGCCTCCTGGAACAGAAACTCGGCATCCATTTCGCCATCGTCCGGCTGAAAAACTGGGATCAGGTCATCGACGCCTTTAAGCGCCACGAGATCGACGCCCTGGGGGCCGTAGCCGCCACCCCGGCCCGGCGAAAGTACATGCTCTTCACCACGCCACTGGTGGAGATTCCCGGCGGCATATTCGTGCGCACCGGCTTCCCTCGCCGGTCTCTGACCCTGAACGCGCTGAAGGGGCTCAAGGTGGCTGTCGTCTCCAACTACATGGCCCACGACTATTTGCGCACCGAGCGGCCGGAGATCGACCTCGATGTAGTGCCGGACGTGGCGACCGGCTTGAGCAGGGTTTCCCTTGGCGTCGACGACGCCTATATCGAAAACATGGCCAATGCCAGCTACTATCTGCAGAAAACAGGGATCACCAACCTGCGGCTGGCCGGCTACACCAGCTTCACCTACCAGTGGGGAGTCGGCATTCGCAATGACTGGCCGGAGCTGCAGAGCATCCTGAACAAAGGCGTGGCAGCAATCACCGCCGACGAACGGCAAGCTATTATCAGCCGGTGGATCTTCGCTGAAAAGCAGAGTTGGCGACCATCGAGAGCGTTCATCATCTCAGCCGCGGCCTCAACGATCATGCTCATCCTTCTTGCAGGGGCCCTGTGGAACCAGTCGCTACGGCGAACGGTCCGCAGCCGCACCGCCTCCCTGCAGCGGGAGCTGGAAGAACGAACCCGGATCGAAACGGCACTCCGCGCAGAAAAAGAAGCCGCCCAAGGCTATCTCGACGTCGCCGGCGTCATCCTGCTGGTACTCAATGTCGATGGGACCGTCCGGTTAATCAACCGCAAGGGGTGCGAGATCCTCGGCTATACCGAGGACCAGATTCTCGGCCACGACTGGTTTGCCACCTGTCTGCCCCTTCGTCTGCGCGACGAGTTCAGGACGCTTTTCCACGGCGTCGTCACGAAAGAGATCAGTCCACCCCAGTCTGTGGAAAACCCGATCCTGACCCGGGCGGGGGACGAACGGCTGATCCGCTGGCATAATTCGGCATTGCACGACGACCGGGGCGTGATCACGGCGCTCCTCTCTTCAGGCGAGGATATCACCGAACAACGACAAGCCGAACAGGCCATTACGACCTTGAATGCGGAGCTGGAAGAGCGGGTTGCCCAGCGGACGGCAGAGTTGAGCAGGGAAATCGGCGAGCGGAAGGCAATGGAAGAACAGGTCCGGCAGCTCAACAGCGATCTGGAACGACGCGTCCGGGAACGGACCGCCGATCTGCAGGCTTCGAACCGGGAACTGGAGGCGTTCTGCTACACCATTTCCCACGACCTGCGGGCGCCGCTTCGGGCAATCGACGGGGCAGTCGGCATCCTCCGGGAAGATTTCCCCGCCGCTTTGGACAGCGAAGAGGAAAAACTGCTCGAAGGGCTGTCACGAAATACCCGCCGGATGGCGGCGCTGATCGACGATCTGCTGGAGTTTTCCCGGCTGAGCCGGTCGGAAGTGCAAAAAAGCCCCATCGACATGAGTGCCCTGGCTGCCGAGGTTTACCACGAACTCACTGCCACTGTGGGCGACCGGCGCATCAGCTGTACGATCGCCCCGCTCCTCCCCACTGCAGGGGAGCGGACAATGATCCGCCAGGTGCTGGTCAACCTGCTGGCCAACGCCATCAAATTCACTGCCACCCGAGAAGAAGCGCTCATCGAAGTCGGCTCCCGTCCCGGCGCCGGAGAAACGACCTATTTCGTCAGGGACAACGGCGTTGGCTTCGACATGCGCTACGCCGACAAGCTGTTTGGCGTCTTCTCCCGCCTCCATCGTCCCCAGGAATTCGAAGGGACCGGCATCGGCCTGGCAATCGTCAAGCGAATCGTCACCAAGCACGGCGGCCAGGTCTGGGTGGAAAGCGCCGTCGGCGAAGGGGCAACCTTTTACTTTTCGCTGCCGGTCTGACCCTTGCGCACAGCTCCGACGCTAGCCTACACCAGCTTCCGCAAAAACTGCCCGGTGTACGAGCGGGTCACCTTCGCCACTTCCTCGGGTGTCCCGGTAGCGATCACCTCGCCCCCCCGGTCTCCCCCTTCCGGCCCCAGGTCGATCAGGTAGTCGGCGGTTTTGATGACATCGAGGTTGTGCTCGATGATGACGATGGTGTTCCCCCCTTCGATCAGCTTCTGTAGCACATCGAGGAGCTTGGCGATGTCGGCAAAATGGAGGCCGGTGGTCGGCTCGTCGAGGATGTAGATGGTCCGGCCGGTGGCCCGCTTGGAGAGTTCCTTCGCCAGCTTGACCCGCTGGGCCTCGCCGCCGGAGAGGGTGGTGGCCGACTGGCCGAGCCGGATGTAGCCGAGCCCGACGTCCATGAGGGTCTGCAGCTTGTTGCGGATCCTCGGGATGTGCTCCATGAACTGGACTGCCTGGTTGACGGTCATGTCGAGGACTTCGGCGATCGATTTCCCTTTGTACTTGACCTCCAGGGTCTCGCGGTTGTAGCGCGCCCCCCGGCAGACCTCGCACTGGACGTAGACGTCGGGGAGGAAGTGCATCTCGATCTTGATGATCCCGTCGCCGGAGCAGGCCTCGCAGCGCCCCCCCTTGACGTTGAACGAATAGCGGCCCGGCTTGTACCCCCGGACCTTCGACTCCGGCAGCTGGGCGAACAGGTCGCGGATGTCGGTAAAGACCCCGGTGTAGGTGGCCGGATTGGAGCGGGGAGTCCGGCCGATCGGCGACTGGTCGATATTAATCACCTTGTCGAGCAGTTCGAGTCCCTTGATCTGCTGCACCGCCCCGGCCCGCTCGCGGCTCCGGTAGAGCCGCTGGCAGAGCACCTTGTAAAGAGTATCGATCACCAGCGTCGACTTGCCCGAGCCGGAAACCCCGGTGACGCAGGTCATCACCCCGAGCGGAATCTTGGCGGTGACCTTTTTCAGGTTGTTCTCGCTGGCGCCGACCAGGGTAAGGAACTTTTCCGACCGGCGCCGCTTTTTTGGCACCGCAATGGTCAGTTCTCCCGACAGATATTGGCCGGTGAGGGAGTGCGGATTTTTCAAGATCTCCGCCGGGGTCCCCTGGGCAACCACCTCGCCGCCGTGCACCCCGGCCCCAGGCCCCATGTCGATCACGTGGTCGGCCTCGAGGATCGTCTCCTCGTCATGTTCGACGACGAGTACTGTGTTCCCCAGATCGCGCAGGTGCTTGAGCGTCTGCAGCAGCCGGGCATTGTCCCGCTGGTGCAGGCCGATCGACGGCTCGTCGAGGATATAGAGAACTCCGACCAGCGACGAGCCGATCTGGGTCGCCAAGCGGATACGCTGCCCCTCGCCGCCGGAGAGGGTGCCGGAGGAACGGTCGAGCGACAGGTAGTCGAGGCCGACATTGACCAGGAAATAGAGCCGTTCGCGGATTTCCTTAAGGATGCGCCGGGCGATTTCCTCTTCCTTCGGAGTAAACGCCAGGCCGGCGAAAAACTCCAGGGCATCCTTGATCGACAGTGCGGTCACCTCGCAGATATTCCGCCCCGCCACCCGGACGAACAGCGCCTCCTTTTTGAGTCGGGCCCCGTTGCAAGTCGGACAGGGCATCACGTTCATGTACCGCTCCAGCTCCTCCCGGACCTGTTCCGACTCGCTCTCCCGGTACCGCCGCTCCAGGTTGGGGATCACCCCCTCGAACTCCTTCCAGTAGGTATGGCGACGACCGCTCTCCTCTTCCCACCAGAATTCGACCTTTTCCCCCTTCGAGCCATAGAGGATGATCTCCCGCGCTCGATCCGCCAGCTTTTTGAAAGGGGTCCGGATATCGATATCATATGCTTTGGCCAGCGCTTCGAGGGTCAGGTGGTACCAGCCGGAGAGCCGCTTTTCCCATGGAGCGATGGCCCCTTCGCGGATCGAAAGGTCCGGATTCGGCACCACCAGTTCCTCGTCAAAATACATCCGGGTGCCGAGACCGGTGCAGTCGGGACAGGCACCGTAGGGATTGTTGAAAGAGAACATTCGCGGCGTCATCTCGGGATAGGAGATGCCGCAGTCGATGCAGGCCAGGGACTCGGAAAAGAGGATGGTTTCACCGTCGACAATCGCCACCTTGACCACTCCTTCGGCGTGATTGAGGGCAGTTTCCAGTGAATCGGCGAGGCGCCGCTCGATCTCCGGCTTGACGATCAAGCGGTCGACGACGATGTCGAGATCGTGCTTCTTGTTCTTGTCGAGGGAAATCTCTTCTGTTAGATCGTGCTGAACCCCGTCGATGATCACCCGGGTAAAGCCGTCCTTGCGGAGCTGATTCAGTTCCTTGCGGTACTCTCCCTTCCGCCCCCGCACCATCGGCGAAAGGAGGTTGAATTTGGTACCGGCGGGAAGCGCCATGATCTGGTCGACCATCTGGGAGACGGTCTGGGAGGTGATCTCGCGGCCGCACTGGTAGCAGTGGGGATGGCCGACCCGGGCGAAGAGGAGCCGCAGATAGTCGTAGATCTCGGTGACGGTGCCGACGGTGGAACGGGGATTGCGGCTGGTGGTTTTCTGCTCGATGGAAATGGCCGGGGAGAGCCCTTCAATGGATTCCACATCCGGTTTTTCCATCTGCTCGAGGAACTGCCGGGCATAGGCGGAGAGCGATTCCACGTAGCGCCGCTGCCCCTCGGCATAAATGGTATCGAAGGCGAGGGTCGATTTTCCCGAGCCCGAGATGCCGGTAATCACCACCAGCTGATCGCGCGGGATCTCCACGTCGATGCATTTCAGGTTGTGCTCACAGGCCCCTTTGACGATGATCTTATCGCTTGCCATACTACTACCCCGAATCCGCTGCTGCGCGTTGGTGGACTGCCGCTCGACGGACTGAAGACCGCCGGCGAAAGGGATACTATAGCACAATTCGCTCTGGCGGTGGGGGATTCAATCCCGTCCCCCCAGCCGGGAGCGACACCTCTGCGCTGCGCTTCCATCCACCGGAAGTTAAGGAGAGATTTGGAGCAAGATTGGCACCAAGCGACAAAAAAAGAGGAGCGGTTAAACCGCTCCTCTTTTCCGTATCTCTCCACCATGCCGTTGGCTTGCAGGGCCTCACAGCGAGTTCCCTCACAGGTGGGCGCTTCTGAGCCGCTTCAGGCAAGTCCCGTAAAGGGACAGCACACCACGGCTTGAAGAAACCCCCGATTGTGTAAATGTTCCGCTCGGGCGTGTCAGCCTCACGCACATGGCAGAGAGAACCTTAATTTTATTTCAGTCTAGCGCCCCACCACGGAGAAATCAAGCAGGTTTTTCCACCGCCGCCTCGAAACCGAGAAAGGTGTTCAGCCGCCGAATCTCATCCATCAGCGACTCGAAGCCATGGAAAGTCAGCGACTGGGGACCGTCCGACATCGCCTTGTCCGGTTCGGGATGCACCTCCAGCAGGATACCGTGGGCACCGGCGATCAGCGCTGCCTTGGCCATCGGCGGAACGAGGCTCCGCTTCCCGGTGGCATGGGACGGGTCGATCATCACCGGCAGATGGGACAGTTCCCGGATCAGCGGCACCACCGCCAGGTCGAGGGTATTGCGGGTCGCGGTCTCGAAGGTCCGGATGCCCCGTTCGCAGAGGATCACATGCGGATTCCCCTCGGCAAGGATATACTCCGCCGCGGCCAGGAATTCTTCGAGGGTGGCGCTCATCCCCCGTTTCAGGAGTACCGGTTTCCTGATCCGGCCCAGTTCCTTGAGCAGTTCAAAGTTCTGCATGTTGCGCGCCCCGACCTGCATCAGGTCGGCATACTCGGCAACCAGGCCGACGGTGTCGGGGCTCATCACCTCGGTCACCACCGGCAGGCCCGTCTCCTCGCGCGCCAGGGCAAGCAGTCTGAGCCCCTCTTCCCGAAGTCCCTGGAACGTGTGGGGCCCGGTCCGGGGCTTGAACGCTCCGCCGCGCAGCATGTCCGCACCGGCCTTCTTGACGGCGCGGGCGGTCTTGAGAATCTGTTCCTCGCTTTCGACGGCGCACGGCCCCGCCACCACCACCGGTCGCTTTCCCTCGCCGACCGGGACGTCGCAGACCTTGACGATCGTATTCCGAGGATGAAAATCGCGTGAGACGAGCTTGTACGGTTTGGAAACGTGGATGACTTCCTGCACCCCCGGCAGATCGCGAATCGTGGTATCGTCCACATACCCCCGGTTGCCCAGCACCCCGATAGCGGTCCGCTCGCTCCCCGGGATCGGCGCCGCCGTGAGCCCCATCCGGTCTACCGCACTGATCACTGCATCGATCTGTTTCTGCCCAGCCTTGTGGTTCATGACGATAAGCACGCGCCCCTCCATTCTCTGCAGGTGGTGATGCGCGATCAAGATACCAGAGGGAAGGGAGCGGGGTCAACAGCAACCTGGGACTCCGGGCAGATGCCAATGTTGCTTTTTCCGGTAAAACCAGTAGAATGGGGAAACTTTCGCAGGGCACCGGGGTGCGTATGAAACTGAAGGACGGGCAGATAGAGAGGCTTGCCGAGCGGATTCTGGAACGGCTCACCGTTGCCGGCCTGATCCAGCTGAAAAGCGAGCGCGGCAAGCTTCTTGCCGGGATCAGAAGCGTAATCGCCGCCGACTGCAAAGGCGAGGAAGATTTGGAAAAGGAAGCGGAGCGACTGCTGGAACAGACCCTCCGGTCAATGGGAGGAGCTGCCGGTGGCATCGACCGCCACAAGATGCTCCGGATGATCAAGGAACGGCTGGCCAAGGAGCGCGGCATCGTCCTCTAACAAGGGACCAACATCCACCAGCTCTTGGTGCGAGGTAATCATGGCTATCTCAGAAGATCGTGTCTCCCATCTTGCCCACCGAATCTACGACCGCCTCTGGCGCGACGATCTGGCCGACTTTCCCGACGAAAGCAGACCGCTCGCCTGCATCAAGGAGGCGATCACCTCGTTTTTCGCCGTTGCCGAAGAGATCGACGACACCGTTCGGCGAAAACTCGCTTCCTACGCCCAGGCCAAGGTCCCCGGCAGCCGCGAGTATGAAATCCTCTACCAGAAATTCTACCAGGAAGAGCTGGCCAAACGGAAATGGTGACCTCTCGGCTTTCCCAGAGGGGGAGACTGCGTCGGCTGATCCCTCTCTTCCTGCTCCCGCTACTGTTTACCGCCGGCTGCGGCCCGAAGCCGCAACTTACCGTTGCGCCGGCCTTCAAGCCGGTAACCGGCATCGATTCGGCATACATCGTTCCGTTTGCCGCCGTCTTGGTCCCCGATTCGTTCAATGAAACGGTGTTCAACGATTTCGTCGACCAGCTCAACCGAAACCGTCGTCAAGTCGGCGCAAAATCCTTCCTTATTCTCAAGGAGGAAGTCAAGGACGTCGATCCGGCCTGGCTCGCCCGGCAATATTACATATCCGGCGAAATCTGGAGCTATGTGGAGGATTCGGGCTGCTGCTCGACCAACATCCGGGTCAAGGCCCGGGTCTATCTTCATGAGCCCGGCCAGAAAGAGCCGTCAGTGGAAATTTTTGTTCCGCTCGAAGCGTTCTTCGACCACGACAAATCGACCCTGGAGCGCGAGCAGGACCGGCTTGCCCACAACCTTGCCCGCGAACTCTCCCAGCGTCTGCTCGCCGTTATGGCCACTGCCGCCCCCCGCTAGGCTCCCCTTCCCATCACCATCTCGCCGATTTTTTTTTCATATAGACTTGATTTTTGATGGACAGGTGATTATAGTTACTCCGTGTTAGCACTCGGCAGGGTTGAGTGCTAATTTTTTTCGATAAAACCTCATGGGCATATCATGGAAGAAAGGAGAAGCAAGCAGATGAAATTGAGACCGTTGCAAGACCGCATCCTGGTGAAAAGGATCGAAGAAGAGCAGGTAACCGCCGGAGGGATTCTCATTCCCGATACCGCCAAAGAAAAACCGCAGCGTGGCGAAATCGTCGCCGTCGGCAATGGCAAGAAGACCGAAGATGGCAAGGTCCTGCCGATTGATGTCAAGGTTGGCGACAAGATTCTGTTCGGCAAGTATGCCGGCACGGAGATCAAAGTCGAAGGACAGGAATACCTCATCATGAGAGAGGACGACATCCTCGGTGTTATCGAGTAAGATGGCTGGCCTCGCCAAAGGTCCGGCCGCGGCGGTGCGTTCGTCATGCGCCTTGCGTCCGGAGCCGTTGGCCATGGCAGATAACAGTGGTCTAAGCATCGAAAGACAAAGTTAATTTATCGGGAGGAAAAGAATAATGGCAGCCAGAATCATCAAATTCGACCAGGACGGCCGCAACGCCATCCTGAAAGGTGTCAATACCCTTGCCAACGCCGTCAAGGTGACCCTCGGCCCCAAAGGGCGCAACGTGGTCATCGAGAAGTCGTTCGGCTCGCCGCTGATCACCAAGGACGGCGTCACCGTCGCCAAGGAAATCGAGCTGGAAGACAAGTTCGAGAACATGGGAGCCCAGCTGGTGAAGGAAGTCGCCTCCAAGACCTCCGACATCGCCGGCGACGGCACCACCACCGCCACCGTCCTAGCTCAGGCCATCTACCAGCAGGGTTCCAAGCTGGTCGCCGCCGGCCATAACCCGATGGAAATCAAGCGCGGCATCGACCGGGCCGTCGAGATCATCGTCGCCGAGCTGCAGAAAATCTCCAAGCCGATCAAGGATCACAAGGAGATCGCCCAGGTCGGCACCATCTCCGCCAACAACGACCGGACCATCGGCGACATCATCGCCCAGGCGATGGAGAAGGTCGGCAAGGAAGGGGTCATCACCGTCGAGGAAGCCAAATCGATGGAAACCACTTTGGAAACCGTCGAAGGGATGCAGTTCGACCGCGGCTACCTCTCCCCCTACTTCGTCACCGATCCGGAGCGGATGGAAGCCAACCTGGAAAACGCCACTATCCTGATCCACGACAAAAAGATCAGCAACATGAAGGACCTGCTCCCGGTTCTCGAGCAGACCGCCAAAAGCGGCCGGCCGCTCCTGATCATCGCCGAGGACATCGAAGGCGAAGCGCTCGCCACCCTGGTCGTCAACAAGCTGCGCGGCGTGCTCAACATTTGCGCCGTCAAGGCCCCCGGCTTCG contains:
- a CDS encoding TIGR03915 family putative DNA repair protein, yielding MDYLYDGTFSGFLTVVATARRAGTSPMAICRVAPDQQALFSPLVRVTTEPELAAQQGDELAAILSPAGRRLIHAAFLSAAPGVELRLWHYLELARRVGPAIGSMLTHEQVQPVWELARAVGREAHRFKGFVRFRQLAGGYHYAAIAPDYRILPLIAPHFAARFADQQWLIHDERRSEAVVYDPVPQQWLIVPLEVRAPLCDTADEQLFRSLWQCYFDRLAIAERHNPRLQQQHVPRKHRRHLPEFDKR
- a CDS encoding DUF1847 domain-containing protein, whose product is MADPAKGPHCAACSGAWLKTGATNCLTTADERPQQPGHCPAKHHGEIIEASFREYRAEETEDGKLARAAARVEGLCYQQLPGSDAVIARWTRVEDTIALAKMMGWQRIGIATCVGLLEETRQLATILEAQGLTPYSVCCKAGSIDKLELGIEEDSKVRPGTFEPACNPIAQAEILNRLDCQMNIIVGLCVGHDMLFAKHSRAPVTTLVCKDRVTGHNPVAVLYGQNFYFKRLQKQPVIVPTD
- a CDS encoding DUF2288 domain-containing protein translates to MKTTQEELATQIDEAQWDWLRAHLERGGLICVAADLDIAAVGERIAADDAASVQTWIETRKLTKPTAEQIAAWDGDQTVRFTTLIISPYVLIQEKLHG
- a CDS encoding DUF507 family protein translates to MKLKDGQIERLAERILERLTVAGLIQLKSERGKLLAGIRSVIAADCKGEEDLEKEAERLLEQTLRSMGGAAGGIDRHKMLRMIKERLAKERGIVL
- a CDS encoding ATP-binding protein, with amino-acid sequence MTQPNRHSRLRIVAGSGILVATVLSFLAVHSLLRPSPPSVTLTSQEQAWLNAHPIIRLAPDPEFRPIEYFDDNGQYQGAAADHIRLLEQKLGIHFAIVRLKNWDQVIDAFKRHEIDALGAVAATPARRKYMLFTTPLVEIPGGIFVRTGFPRRSLTLNALKGLKVAVVSNYMAHDYLRTERPEIDLDVVPDVATGLSRVSLGVDDAYIENMANASYYLQKTGITNLRLAGYTSFTYQWGVGIRNDWPELQSILNKGVAAITADERQAIISRWIFAEKQSWRPSRAFIISAAASTIMLILLAGALWNQSLRRTVRSRTASLQRELEERTRIETALRAEKEAAQGYLDVAGVILLVLNVDGTVRLINRKGCEILGYTEDQILGHDWFATCLPLRLRDEFRTLFHGVVTKEISPPQSVENPILTRAGDERLIRWHNSALHDDRGVITALLSSGEDITEQRQAEQAITTLNAELEERVAQRTAELSREIGERKAMEEQVRQLNSDLERRVRERTADLQASNRELEAFCYTISHDLRAPLRAIDGAVGILREDFPAALDSEEEKLLEGLSRNTRRMAALIDDLLEFSRLSRSEVQKSPIDMSALAAEVYHELTATVGDRRISCTIAPLLPTAGERTMIRQVLVNLLANAIKFTATREEALIEVGSRPGAGETTYFVRDNGVGFDMRYADKLFGVFSRLHRPQEFEGTGIGLAIVKRIVTKHGGQVWVESAVGEGATFYFSLPV
- a CDS encoding DUF507 family protein gives rise to the protein MAISEDRVSHLAHRIYDRLWRDDLADFPDESRPLACIKEAITSFFAVAEEIDDTVRRKLASYAQAKVPGSREYEILYQKFYQEELAKRKW
- the aroF gene encoding 3-deoxy-7-phosphoheptulonate synthase — encoded protein: MLIVMNHKAGQKQIDAVISAVDRMGLTAAPIPGSERTAIGVLGNRGYVDDTTIRDLPGVQEVIHVSKPYKLVSRDFHPRNTIVKVCDVPVGEGKRPVVVAGPCAVESEEQILKTARAVKKAGADMLRGGAFKPRTGPHTFQGLREEGLRLLALAREETGLPVVTEVMSPDTVGLVAEYADLMQVGARNMQNFELLKELGRIRKPVLLKRGMSATLEEFLAAAEYILAEGNPHVILCERGIRTFETATRNTLDLAVVPLIRELSHLPVMIDPSHATGKRSLVPPMAKAALIAGAHGILLEVHPEPDKAMSDGPQSLTFHGFESLMDEIRRLNTFLGFEAAVEKPA
- the groL gene encoding chaperonin GroEL (60 kDa chaperone family; promotes refolding of misfolded polypeptides especially under stressful conditions; forms two stacked rings of heptamers to form a barrel-shaped 14mer; ends can be capped by GroES; misfolded proteins enter the barrel where they are refolded when GroES binds), producing MAARIIKFDQDGRNAILKGVNTLANAVKVTLGPKGRNVVIEKSFGSPLITKDGVTVAKEIELEDKFENMGAQLVKEVASKTSDIAGDGTTTATVLAQAIYQQGSKLVAAGHNPMEIKRGIDRAVEIIVAELQKISKPIKDHKEIAQVGTISANNDRTIGDIIAQAMEKVGKEGVITVEEAKSMETTLETVEGMQFDRGYLSPYFVTDPERMEANLENATILIHDKKISNMKDLLPVLEQTAKSGRPLLIIAEDIEGEALATLVVNKLRGVLNICAVKAPGFGDRRKAMLEDIAILTGGKVISEELGFKLENTTMDMLGVAKRITIDKDNTTIIDGAGTEADIQGRVKQIRAQIEETTSDYDREKLQERLAKLVGGVAVIKVGAATETEMKEKKARVEDALHATRAAVEEGIVPGGGVAYLRSLAALDSVSLATEQQFGVNVIKRSLEEPIRQIAQNAGVDGSIVVDKVKNGAESFGYNAAEDEYVDMLVAGIIDPTKVSRSALQNAASVAGLMLTTEAMIADMPKEEAAMPAMPGGMGGMGGMGGMGGMM
- the uvrA gene encoding excinuclease ABC subunit UvrA, which codes for MASDKIIVKGACEHNLKCIDVEIPRDQLVVITGISGSGKSTLAFDTIYAEGQRRYVESLSAYARQFLEQMEKPDVESIEGLSPAISIEQKTTSRNPRSTVGTVTEIYDYLRLLFARVGHPHCYQCGREITSQTVSQMVDQIMALPAGTKFNLLSPMVRGRKGEYRKELNQLRKDGFTRVIIDGVQHDLTEEISLDKNKKHDLDIVVDRLIVKPEIERRLADSLETALNHAEGVVKVAIVDGETILFSESLACIDCGISYPEMTPRMFSFNNPYGACPDCTGLGTRMYFDEELVVPNPDLSIREGAIAPWEKRLSGWYHLTLEALAKAYDIDIRTPFKKLADRAREIILYGSKGEKVEFWWEEESGRRHTYWKEFEGVIPNLERRYRESESEQVREELERYMNVMPCPTCNGARLKKEALFVRVAGRNICEVTALSIKDALEFFAGLAFTPKEEEIARRILKEIRERLYFLVNVGLDYLSLDRSSGTLSGGEGQRIRLATQIGSSLVGVLYILDEPSIGLHQRDNARLLQTLKHLRDLGNTVLVVEHDEETILEADHVIDMGPGAGVHGGEVVAQGTPAEILKNPHSLTGQYLSGELTIAVPKKRRRSEKFLTLVGASENNLKKVTAKIPLGVMTCVTGVSGSGKSTLVIDTLYKVLCQRLYRSRERAGAVQQIKGLELLDKVINIDQSPIGRTPRSNPATYTGVFTDIRDLFAQLPESKVRGYKPGRYSFNVKGGRCEACSGDGIIKIEMHFLPDVYVQCEVCRGARYNRETLEVKYKGKSIAEVLDMTVNQAVQFMEHIPRIRNKLQTLMDVGLGYIRLGQSATTLSGGEAQRVKLAKELSKRATGRTIYILDEPTTGLHFADIAKLLDVLQKLIEGGNTIVIIEHNLDVIKTADYLIDLGPEGGDRGGEVIATGTPEEVAKVTRSYTGQFLRKLV
- the groES gene encoding co-chaperone GroES yields the protein MKLRPLQDRILVKRIEEEQVTAGGILIPDTAKEKPQRGEIVAVGNGKKTEDGKVLPIDVKVGDKILFGKYAGTEIKVEGQEYLIMREDDILGVIE